A region from the Mycolicibacterium phlei genome encodes:
- a CDS encoding adenylate kinase: MRVVLLGPPGAGKGTQAQKLSEKLGIPQISTGDLFRKNIGDGTPLGLEAKRYLDAGDLVPAELTNRLVEDRIDQPDAANGFILDGYPRSVEQAKALDDMLKARNTKIDAVLEFKVSEDELFTRLKARGRADDTEDVIRNRMQVYRDETYPLLEYYKDSNLQTIDAVGALDEVFARALRALGQ, from the coding sequence GAAGCTCTCGGAGAAGCTCGGGATCCCCCAGATTTCGACCGGCGACCTGTTCCGCAAGAACATCGGCGACGGCACCCCGCTCGGCCTGGAGGCCAAGCGCTACCTCGACGCCGGCGACCTGGTGCCCGCCGAGCTGACGAACCGTCTCGTCGAGGACCGCATCGACCAGCCCGACGCCGCCAACGGGTTCATCCTCGACGGCTACCCCCGCTCGGTGGAGCAGGCCAAGGCGCTCGACGACATGCTCAAGGCGCGCAACACCAAGATCGACGCGGTGCTGGAGTTCAAGGTCTCCGAGGACGAGCTGTTCACGCGGCTCAAGGCCCGCGGCCGCGCCGACGACACCGAGGACGTCATCCGCAACCGGATGCAGGTCTACCGCGACGAGACCTACCCGCTGCTCGAGTACTACAAGGACAGCAACCTGCAGACCATCGACGCCGTCGGCGCTCTCGACGAGGTGTTCGCCCGGGCGCTGCGGGCGCTCGGCCAGTGA
- the map gene encoding type I methionyl aminopeptidase — translation MIGRLRNRKVVPQRTPGELDAMAVAGALVAKALAAVREAAAPGVSTKTLDEVAEAVIRDGGGVPSFLGYHGYPATICSSVNDRVVHGIPSADEILAPGDLVSIDCGAIVDGWHGDSAITFGVETLIPADEALSAATREALEAGAAAMVPGNRLTDVSHAIEKATRAAEKRYDRRFGIVENYGGHGIGRQMHMDPFLPNEGSPGRGPYLEVGSVLAIEPMLTLGTTRTRVLDDEWTVVTTDGSRAAHWEHTVAVTEDGPRILTR, via the coding sequence ATGATCGGCCGCCTGCGCAACCGCAAGGTCGTGCCGCAGCGCACGCCCGGTGAGCTCGACGCGATGGCGGTCGCCGGCGCGCTGGTCGCCAAGGCGCTCGCCGCGGTGCGCGAGGCCGCCGCACCCGGGGTGTCCACCAAGACGCTCGACGAGGTCGCCGAAGCGGTGATCCGCGACGGCGGCGGCGTCCCGTCGTTCCTGGGCTACCACGGCTACCCGGCCACCATCTGCTCGTCGGTCAACGATCGGGTGGTGCACGGAATCCCGTCGGCCGACGAGATCCTGGCCCCCGGCGACCTGGTGTCGATCGACTGCGGCGCTATCGTCGACGGCTGGCACGGCGACTCGGCGATCACCTTCGGTGTCGAGACCCTGATCCCCGCCGACGAGGCGCTGTCGGCGGCGACCCGCGAAGCCCTGGAGGCCGGGGCGGCCGCGATGGTGCCGGGCAACCGGCTCACCGACGTCTCGCACGCCATCGAGAAGGCCACCCGCGCCGCCGAGAAGCGCTACGACCGCCGGTTCGGGATCGTCGAGAACTACGGCGGACACGGCATCGGCCGCCAGATGCACATGGACCCCTTCCTGCCCAACGAGGGCTCGCCGGGCCGCGGACCGTACCTCGAGGTCGGATCGGTGCTGGCGATCGAGCCGATGCTCACGCTGGGCACCACCCGGACCAGGGTCCTCGACGACGAGTGGACGGTCGTCACCACCGACGGCTCCCGCGCGGCACACTGGGAGCACACGGTCGCCGTCACCGAGGACGGCCCGCGCATCCTCACCCGGTAG
- a CDS encoding sigma-70 family RNA polymerase sigma factor, which yields MDDPEATVMRLLYAEHAAAIWRYAVRLTGDRARAEDVVQETLLRAWRHPEVTADPSRSARAWLFTVARNLVIDERRSARFRSESGTPDVEAEADRAGPDESESMLDRMLLGEAIRELSEEHRAVISRAYYRGWSTAQIAEDLHIAEGTVKSRLHYGVRALRLRLEEMGVTR from the coding sequence TTGGACGACCCGGAAGCCACCGTCATGCGGCTGCTCTATGCCGAGCACGCCGCCGCCATCTGGCGCTATGCGGTGCGGCTGACGGGAGACCGGGCACGGGCGGAGGATGTCGTGCAGGAGACGTTGCTGCGGGCGTGGCGCCACCCCGAGGTGACGGCCGACCCCTCGCGGTCCGCGCGGGCGTGGCTGTTCACCGTCGCCCGCAACCTCGTCATCGACGAGCGGCGCAGCGCCCGGTTCCGCAGCGAGTCCGGGACCCCCGACGTGGAGGCCGAGGCCGACCGGGCCGGGCCCGACGAGTCCGAGTCGATGCTGGACCGGATGCTGCTCGGCGAGGCGATCAGGGAACTGTCCGAAGAGCACCGCGCGGTGATCAGCCGCGCCTACTACCGGGGCTGGAGCACCGCGCAGATCGCCGAGGACCTGCACATCGCCGAGGGGACGGTGAAGTCGCGGCTGCACTACGGGGTGCGCGCGCTGCGGCTCAGGCTCGAGGAGATGGGGGTGACCCGGTGA
- a CDS encoding anti-sigma factor family protein, producing MTGVELNGDRYATWDAAYVLGALTEQDRAEYESHLRSCARCRAEVAELSAIPPLLSGVGPEVFHDEAPGAGPPPELLATLLDRTRSRRTRARWLATAALTLAAAALAVGLTVAIRPDAFGLGDRTPPQATAQQLEMHKVSETPINASVALTEHGWGTRIDMACSYGEWGQSSARAQNLAMVVVGHDGTRNQVATWLGLSGATALPSATTPLKMHEIAAVQLVSPDTGEVLLERPIGV from the coding sequence GTGACCGGCGTCGAGCTCAACGGCGACCGCTACGCGACGTGGGACGCGGCCTACGTGCTCGGCGCGCTGACCGAGCAGGACCGCGCCGAATACGAGTCCCACCTGCGCAGCTGTGCGCGGTGCCGGGCCGAGGTGGCCGAACTGAGCGCCATCCCACCGCTGTTGAGCGGGGTGGGGCCCGAGGTGTTCCACGACGAGGCGCCCGGCGCCGGCCCGCCGCCCGAACTGCTGGCCACCCTGCTGGACCGCACGCGCAGCCGTCGCACCCGCGCCCGGTGGCTGGCCACGGCGGCGCTGACGCTGGCCGCCGCGGCGCTGGCCGTCGGGCTGACCGTGGCGATCCGGCCGGACGCGTTCGGGCTCGGCGACAGGACCCCGCCGCAGGCGACCGCCCAGCAACTGGAGATGCACAAGGTGTCCGAGACGCCGATCAACGCCAGCGTCGCGCTGACCGAACACGGGTGGGGCACCCGCATCGACATGGCCTGCTCCTACGGCGAGTGGGGGCAGAGCAGCGCCCGCGCGCAGAACCTGGCGATGGTGGTGGTCGGTCACGACGGCACCCGCAACCAGGTCGCGACCTGGCTGGGCCTGTCGGGGGCCACCGCCCTGCCCAGCGCGACCACACCGCTGAAGATGCACGAAATCGCTGCGGTGCAACTGGTTTCACCGGACACCGGCGAGGTGCTGCTGGAGCGCCCGATCGGAGTCTGA
- a CDS encoding MarR family winged helix-turn-helix transcriptional regulator has translation MSEEHHDDRDPIALARENWERAGWGDVADGMVAVTSVMRAHQILLARVEAALRPYDLSFSRFELLRLLAFTRTGALPITKASDRLQVHVTSVTHAIRRLEADGLVERIPHPTDGRTTLVRITDLGRSTVEDATVTLNKEVFADIGMSDEESRALAAAIQTLRHNSGDF, from the coding sequence GTGTCCGAGGAACACCACGACGACCGCGACCCGATCGCGCTTGCGCGGGAGAACTGGGAACGCGCGGGCTGGGGAGACGTCGCCGACGGCATGGTCGCGGTGACCTCGGTGATGCGTGCCCACCAGATCCTGCTGGCGCGGGTGGAGGCGGCGCTGCGCCCCTACGACCTGAGCTTCTCCCGCTTCGAGCTGCTGCGCCTGCTGGCGTTCACCCGAACCGGCGCGCTGCCGATCACCAAGGCCTCGGACCGGCTGCAGGTGCACGTCACCAGCGTCACCCACGCCATCCGCAGGCTGGAGGCCGACGGGTTGGTGGAGCGGATTCCGCATCCCACCGACGGGCGCACCACGCTGGTGCGCATCACCGACCTCGGCCGCTCCACCGTCGAGGACGCGACGGTCACGCTGAACAAAGAGGTGTTCGCCGACATCGGCATGTCCGACGAGGAGTCCAGGGCGCTGGCCGCCGCGATCCAGACCCTGCGGCACAACTCGGGCGACTTCTGA
- a CDS encoding GAF domain-containing sensor histidine kinase, giving the protein MSDSRASDAVRELSQYALAADRELALLRELIQAASTGPGVEPLAAAAARMITEATASDVCFVHVLDDSGRSLTLAGATPPFDSQVGKIRLPLGQGISGWVASNREPVVITENKESDPRYMPFPALRGSDFTSMVSVPMQTDPGGLVGVLNVHTVERREFSERDVELLVVIGRLIAGAMHQARLHRQLVARERAHENFVEQVIEAQELERRRLASDIHDGISQRLVTLSYRLDAAARADDAAVVAEQLGKARELVELTLAEARAAISGLRPPVLDDLGLAGGLASLARSIPQVGIDVDLEETRLPDHIELALYRIAQECLQNVVKHAHASSARLTFAVDDADGGRVARLEIVDDGVGFDTFEHPLGGDEMGGYGLLSMAERAEIVGGRLNIRSRPGAGTAVTATIPLPAH; this is encoded by the coding sequence GTGAGTGACAGCCGCGCGTCCGACGCTGTGCGTGAGCTCAGCCAGTACGCGCTGGCCGCCGACCGCGAGCTGGCCCTGCTGCGCGAGCTGATCCAGGCCGCCTCCACCGGGCCGGGCGTCGAACCGCTGGCCGCCGCCGCGGCGCGGATGATCACCGAGGCCACCGCCAGCGACGTCTGCTTCGTGCACGTCCTCGACGACAGCGGCCGCTCGCTGACCCTGGCGGGCGCCACTCCCCCGTTCGACTCGCAGGTCGGCAAGATCAGACTACCTCTGGGACAAGGCATCTCGGGTTGGGTGGCCAGTAACCGCGAACCGGTGGTGATCACCGAGAACAAGGAGTCCGATCCGCGGTACATGCCGTTCCCGGCGCTGCGCGGCTCCGACTTCACCTCGATGGTGTCGGTGCCGATGCAGACCGATCCGGGCGGCCTGGTCGGCGTGCTCAACGTGCACACCGTCGAGCGCCGCGAGTTCAGCGAGCGCGACGTCGAGCTGCTGGTGGTGATCGGCCGGTTGATCGCCGGCGCCATGCACCAGGCGCGGCTGCACCGCCAGCTGGTGGCCCGCGAACGCGCCCACGAGAACTTCGTCGAGCAGGTCATCGAGGCCCAGGAACTCGAAAGGCGCCGTCTGGCAAGCGATATCCACGACGGCATCTCGCAGCGGCTGGTCACGCTGTCGTACCGGCTGGACGCCGCCGCCCGCGCCGACGACGCCGCGGTGGTCGCCGAGCAGCTGGGCAAGGCCCGCGAGCTGGTGGAGCTGACGCTGGCGGAGGCCCGCGCGGCGATCAGCGGGTTGCGCCCGCCGGTGCTCGACGACCTCGGTCTGGCGGGCGGGCTGGCCAGCCTGGCCCGGTCGATCCCGCAGGTCGGCATCGACGTCGACCTCGAGGAGACCCGGCTGCCGGACCACATCGAGCTGGCGCTGTACCGGATCGCGCAGGAGTGCCTGCAGAACGTCGTCAAGCACGCGCACGCGTCGAGCGCGCGGCTGACGTTCGCGGTCGACGACGCCGACGGCGGCCGGGTGGCGCGGCTCGAGATCGTCGACGACGGAGTCGGTTTCGACACGTTCGAGCACCCGCTGGGCGGCGACGAGATGGGCGGCTACGGGCTGCTGTCGATGGCCGAGCGCGCCGAGATCGTCGGCGGCCGGCTCAACATCCGGTCCCGGCCGGGTGCGGGGACGGCGGTGACGGCCACCATCCCACTGCCCGCGCACTGA
- a CDS encoding response regulator: protein MPSSPPVRLVLVDDHEMVIEGLKAMLAAFSDRVQVVGQAVGAERARAVIDELDPDIVLCDVRMQGASGLDLCLELRERDPQRKVVMLSVYDDEQYLFQALRVGAKGYLLKSISSDELVRQLEFVHQGQIAIDPGMAARAADTAARLQRDEFWPGARQGLTQRESEILSFVVNGLSNRAIATKLVIGEETVKSHLSSIYRKLGVSDRTGAVATALREGIYK, encoded by the coding sequence ATGCCGAGCAGCCCACCGGTACGACTTGTGCTGGTCGACGACCACGAGATGGTCATCGAAGGCCTCAAAGCGATGCTGGCGGCGTTCTCCGACCGGGTGCAGGTGGTCGGCCAGGCGGTCGGCGCCGAACGCGCCCGCGCCGTCATCGACGAGCTCGACCCCGACATCGTGCTGTGCGACGTGCGGATGCAGGGCGCCAGCGGCCTGGATCTGTGCCTGGAGCTGCGCGAACGCGACCCGCAGCGCAAGGTCGTGATGCTGTCGGTCTACGACGACGAGCAGTACCTGTTCCAGGCCCTGCGGGTCGGCGCCAAGGGCTACCTGCTCAAGAGCATCAGCAGCGACGAGTTGGTGCGTCAGCTCGAGTTCGTGCACCAGGGCCAGATCGCGATCGACCCGGGCATGGCCGCGCGGGCCGCCGACACCGCGGCCCGGCTGCAACGCGACGAGTTCTGGCCGGGCGCCCGCCAGGGGCTCACCCAGCGCGAGAGCGAGATCCTGTCGTTCGTCGTCAACGGCCTGTCCAACCGCGCGATCGCGACCAAACTCGTCATCGGCGAGGAGACCGTCAAGTCCCACCTGAGCTCGATCTACCGCAAGCTGGGGGTCAGCGACCGCACTGGCGCGGTCGCCACCGCGCTGCGGGAGGGCATCTACAAGTGA
- a CDS encoding HAD hydrolase-like protein, producing MSTETWRAGRFWWDCATTANSALRAVVFDLDALTDIECDGHRVAYNEAFAEHGLDFQWSVARYRQLLALPDERQRVAAELRRRGVATECDVLTKLLADEIYATKTMLFDELVADSDLSPRAGLLDFVIDAVRADVQLAVVTTGHRRWAEPLVRQLAGDGMVATVVTAEDVTKPAPDPEAHRQALWELGVCPQDAIAIAGSACGLRAANAAGLATIVVTGEGTPDIRSAMAVRPDYAGDHPLRVADCRRMHGLWWRDHRPTAA from the coding sequence ATGTCGACAGAGACGTGGCGTGCGGGTCGGTTCTGGTGGGACTGCGCCACCACGGCGAACAGCGCGTTGCGCGCCGTGGTGTTCGACCTCGACGCCCTCACCGATATCGAGTGCGACGGGCACCGGGTAGCGTACAACGAGGCGTTCGCCGAGCACGGTCTGGACTTCCAGTGGTCGGTGGCCCGGTACCGGCAGCTGCTGGCGCTTCCCGATGAACGTCAACGGGTGGCCGCGGAGCTGCGCAGGCGAGGGGTGGCCACCGAGTGCGACGTGCTGACCAAGCTGTTGGCCGACGAGATCTACGCGACCAAGACCATGCTGTTCGACGAGCTGGTCGCCGACAGCGACCTCAGCCCGCGGGCCGGTCTGTTGGATTTCGTGATCGACGCGGTGCGCGCGGACGTGCAGCTGGCGGTGGTGACGACGGGCCACCGCCGGTGGGCCGAGCCGCTGGTGCGCCAGCTCGCCGGTGACGGGATGGTCGCGACCGTCGTCACCGCCGAGGACGTCACCAAGCCCGCCCCGGATCCCGAGGCGCACCGGCAGGCGCTGTGGGAGCTCGGGGTGTGCCCGCAGGACGCGATCGCGATCGCCGGCTCGGCGTGCGGGCTGCGCGCCGCGAACGCCGCCGGGTTGGCGACGATCGTCGTCACCGGCGAAGGCACGCCCGACATCCGTTCGGCGATGGCGGTGCGACCCGACTACGCCGGGGATCACCCGCTGCGGGTCGCCGACTGCCGCCGGATGCACGGGCTGTGGTGGCGCGACCACCGCCCCACCGCCGCCTGA
- a CDS encoding serine hydrolase domain-containing protein, whose protein sequence is MGRDVIGGDADEGYGKVADAFRRNFDRGRELGAAVSVYRDGRKVVDLWGGHRDADRRAPWTADTLVNVFSTTKGVASLAIALAVSRGLLDYDAPVAAYWPDFAQAGKEAVTVRQLCGHQAGLVVVDPPLSVEEVADPEVLAARIARQAPAWEPGTRHGYHALTLGWYQSALLRQVDPQRRTLGRFLADEIAAPLGLELYIGLPRSVDRDRVAQLVADHPWRRLLQLHRVPPRLVLASLNKRSLGARALEMAGPAFEVATFNREQYQRVEMPAANGTATARAIAKLYGAALTGEFGLAPSVRQALEAPAVTPTQGVRDLVTQQDVLYSLGFGKPTPRLVFGSSGRAFGWSGAGGSFGFADPDTGIGYAYVMNRMGYSVSSDPRELALRQALFRDTLGARPQR, encoded by the coding sequence ATGGGCAGAGACGTGATCGGCGGCGACGCCGACGAGGGCTACGGCAAGGTCGCCGACGCGTTCCGCCGCAACTTCGACCGCGGCCGCGAGCTCGGCGCCGCCGTGTCGGTGTACCGCGATGGCCGCAAGGTCGTGGACCTGTGGGGCGGTCACCGCGACGCCGACCGGCGAGCGCCGTGGACCGCCGACACCCTGGTCAACGTCTTCTCGACGACGAAAGGCGTTGCCTCCCTGGCCATCGCGCTGGCGGTGTCACGGGGCCTGCTCGACTACGACGCGCCCGTCGCCGCGTACTGGCCCGACTTCGCGCAGGCCGGTAAGGAGGCGGTCACCGTCCGCCAGCTGTGCGGCCATCAGGCCGGGCTGGTGGTCGTCGACCCGCCGCTGAGCGTGGAGGAGGTCGCGGACCCGGAGGTGCTGGCGGCGCGGATCGCCCGGCAGGCGCCGGCGTGGGAGCCCGGCACCCGGCACGGCTATCACGCGCTGACGCTGGGCTGGTATCAGTCCGCGCTGCTGCGGCAGGTGGACCCGCAGCGCCGGACGCTGGGCCGGTTCCTCGCCGACGAGATCGCTGCGCCGCTGGGTCTGGAGCTCTACATCGGGCTGCCGCGGTCCGTCGACCGGGACCGCGTCGCGCAACTCGTCGCCGACCACCCGTGGCGGCGGCTGCTGCAACTGCACCGGGTGCCGCCGCGGCTCGTGCTGGCGTCGCTGAACAAGAGGAGCCTGGGGGCCCGGGCCCTGGAGATGGCCGGGCCCGCGTTCGAGGTGGCGACGTTCAACCGCGAGCAGTACCAGCGGGTGGAGATGCCCGCCGCCAACGGCACCGCGACCGCGCGGGCGATCGCCAAGCTCTACGGCGCCGCCCTCACCGGTGAGTTCGGGTTGGCCCCGTCCGTCCGGCAGGCGTTGGAGGCGCCCGCCGTCACCCCGACGCAGGGCGTGCGGGACCTGGTCACCCAGCAGGACGTGCTGTACTCGCTGGGCTTCGGCAAGCCGACACCCAGGCTGGTATTCGGTTCGTCGGGGCGGGCTTTCGGCTGGTCCGGTGCCGGCGGGTCGTTCGGCTTCGCCGACCCCGACACCGGCATCGGCTACGCCTACGTGATGAACCGGATGGGCTATTCGGTGTCCAGTGACCCGCGGGAGCTTGCGCTGCGCCAGGCGTTGTTCCGCGACACGCTCGGCGCACGCCCGCAGCGCTAG
- the mmsB gene encoding 3-hydroxyisobutyrate dehydrogenase, whose protein sequence is MTTIAFLGLGNMGGPMAANLVKAGHTVRGFDPVPASRSAAADNGVTPFETGAEAVAGAEVVITSLPNGAIVKSVYGEVLPAAEKGALFIDTSTISVDDAREIHKQALDGGFAQLDAPVSGGVKGAAAGTLAFMVGGEDDAFERAKPILEPMAGKIIHCGASGTGQAAKLCNNMVLAVQQIAIGEAFVLAEKLGLSAQSLFDVITGATGNCWAVHTNCPVPGPVPTSPANNDFKPGFATALMNKDLGLAMDAVKSSGTAAPLGSHAAEIYAKFNEDNADKDFSAVIELLR, encoded by the coding sequence ATGACGACGATCGCGTTTCTCGGGCTGGGCAACATGGGTGGGCCGATGGCGGCCAACCTGGTCAAGGCGGGACACACCGTGCGCGGGTTCGACCCGGTGCCGGCGTCCCGGTCGGCGGCCGCCGACAACGGGGTGACACCGTTCGAGACCGGCGCGGAGGCCGTCGCCGGCGCCGAGGTGGTGATCACCTCGCTGCCCAACGGCGCGATCGTCAAGAGCGTCTACGGCGAGGTGCTGCCCGCCGCCGAGAAGGGTGCGCTGTTCATCGACACCTCGACGATCTCCGTCGACGACGCCCGCGAGATCCACAAGCAGGCGCTCGACGGGGGCTTCGCCCAGCTCGACGCGCCGGTGTCCGGCGGGGTCAAGGGCGCGGCCGCGGGCACGCTGGCGTTCATGGTCGGCGGTGAGGACGACGCCTTCGAGCGGGCCAAGCCGATCCTGGAACCCATGGCGGGCAAGATCATTCACTGCGGCGCCTCGGGCACCGGACAGGCCGCCAAACTGTGCAACAACATGGTGCTGGCGGTGCAGCAGATCGCGATCGGCGAGGCGTTCGTGCTCGCCGAGAAGCTGGGCCTGTCGGCGCAGTCGCTGTTCGACGTGATCACCGGCGCCACCGGTAACTGCTGGGCCGTGCACACCAACTGCCCGGTGCCGGGTCCGGTGCCGACGTCGCCGGCCAACAACGACTTCAAGCCGGGGTTCGCGACCGCGTTGATGAACAAGGACCTCGGTCTGGCGATGGATGCCGTCAAGTCGAGTGGGACGGCGGCGCCGCTGGGCAGCCACGCCGCCGAGATCTACGCGAAGTTCAACGAGGACAACGCGGACAAGGACTTCAGCGCGGTCATCGAACTGCTGCGCTGA
- a CDS encoding acyl-CoA dehydrogenase family protein has protein sequence MFELDDDERVIAETAAAFAAKRLAPHALEWDADKHFPVDALREAAELGMGAIYCSEEVGGSGLRRLDAVRIFEELAAADPTIASFISIHNMCAWMIDTYGTAEQRKTWVPRLASMEAIASYCLTEPGAGSDAAALRTRAVRDGDHYVLDGVKQFISGAGTSDVYVVMARTGGEGPRGISTFIVEKDTPGLSFGPNEAKMGWNAQPTAQVIFEKARIPAENMLGGPEGEGSGFGIAMNGLNGGRINIAACSLGGARTAFEKAAAYVRDREAFGGSLLDEPTIRFTLADMATSLETSRMMLWRAASALDADSPDKVELCAMAKRYVTDACYEVADSALQLHGGYGYLKEYGLEKILRDLRVHRILEGTNEIMRVVIGRSQAAKVRASA, from the coding sequence ATGTTCGAACTCGATGACGACGAACGCGTGATCGCCGAGACGGCGGCCGCGTTCGCCGCCAAACGCCTTGCCCCGCACGCACTCGAGTGGGACGCCGATAAGCACTTCCCGGTCGACGCCCTGCGCGAGGCGGCCGAACTCGGCATGGGCGCCATCTACTGCTCCGAGGAGGTCGGAGGAAGCGGGCTGCGTCGTTTGGACGCGGTCCGCATCTTCGAGGAGTTGGCCGCTGCCGACCCGACCATCGCGTCGTTCATCTCGATCCACAACATGTGCGCCTGGATGATCGACACGTACGGCACCGCCGAGCAGCGCAAGACGTGGGTGCCGCGGCTGGCCTCGATGGAGGCCATCGCCAGCTACTGCCTCACCGAACCGGGCGCCGGCTCGGACGCGGCGGCGCTGCGCACCCGCGCGGTGCGCGACGGCGACCACTACGTGCTCGACGGGGTCAAGCAGTTCATCTCGGGCGCGGGCACGTCCGACGTCTACGTCGTGATGGCCCGCACCGGCGGGGAGGGTCCGCGCGGCATCTCGACGTTCATCGTCGAGAAGGACACGCCCGGACTGTCGTTCGGCCCCAACGAGGCCAAGATGGGCTGGAACGCCCAGCCCACCGCGCAGGTGATCTTCGAGAAGGCCCGCATCCCCGCCGAGAACATGCTCGGCGGCCCGGAGGGTGAGGGCAGCGGCTTCGGCATCGCGATGAACGGGCTCAACGGCGGCCGCATCAACATCGCCGCCTGCTCGCTGGGCGGGGCGCGCACCGCGTTCGAGAAGGCCGCCGCCTATGTGCGCGACCGGGAGGCGTTCGGCGGGTCGCTGCTCGACGAGCCGACCATCCGGTTCACGCTCGCCGACATGGCCACCAGCCTGGAGACGTCGCGAATGATGTTGTGGCGCGCGGCATCCGCGCTGGACGCCGACTCGCCGGACAAGGTCGAGCTGTGCGCCATGGCCAAGCGGTACGTCACCGACGCCTGCTACGAGGTGGCGGACTCGGCGCTGCAGCTGCACGGCGGCTACGGGTATCTGAAGGAATACGGTTTGGAGAAGATCCTGCGGGATCTGCGGGTGCACCGAATCCTGGAGGGCACCAACGAAATCATGCGCGTGGTCATCGGGCGGTCGCAGGCCGCCAAGGTCCGTGCGTCGGCGTAG
- a CDS encoding CoA-acylating methylmalonate-semialdehyde dehydrogenase → MTTQIPHFIDGKRTNGQSTRTADVFNPSTGEVQAKVVLGTAADVDAAVAGAAEAQKEWAAWNPQRRARVLMKFIDLVNQNANELAELLSLEHGKTHADSLGDIQRGLEVIEFAVGIPHLLKGEYTEGAGPGIDVYSLRQPLGVVAGITPFNFPAMIPLWKAGPALACGNAFVLKPSERDPSVPLRLAELFLEAGLPPGLFQVVQGDKEAVDAILEHPTIQAVGFVGSSDIAQYIYSGATSRGKRAQCFGGAKNHMIVMPDADLDQAVDALIGAGYGSAGERCMAISVAVPVGEETANRLRARLAERVAELRVGHSLDPKATYGPLVTEAALKRVRGYIDAGVAAGAELVVDGRERGADDLQFGDANLENGFFIGPTLFDHVTTDMSIYTDEIFGPVLCIVRAKDYEEALALPSEHEYGNGVAIFTRDGDAARDFVARVQVGMVGVNVPIPVPVAYHTFGGWKRSGFGDLNQHGPHSILFYTRTKTVTQRWPSGIKDGAEFVIPTMK, encoded by the coding sequence ATGACCACGCAGATTCCGCATTTCATCGACGGCAAGCGCACGAACGGGCAGTCGACCCGTACCGCTGACGTCTTCAATCCCAGCACCGGTGAAGTGCAGGCCAAGGTCGTGCTGGGCACGGCCGCCGATGTCGACGCGGCCGTCGCCGGCGCCGCCGAGGCCCAGAAGGAGTGGGCCGCCTGGAACCCGCAGCGCCGCGCCCGCGTGCTGATGAAGTTCATCGACCTGGTCAACCAGAACGCCAACGAGCTCGCCGAGCTGCTCTCCCTCGAGCACGGCAAGACCCACGCCGACTCGCTGGGCGACATCCAGCGCGGCCTGGAGGTCATCGAGTTCGCGGTCGGCATCCCGCACCTGCTCAAGGGTGAGTACACCGAGGGCGCGGGACCGGGCATCGACGTCTACTCGCTGCGCCAGCCGCTGGGTGTGGTCGCCGGCATCACCCCGTTCAACTTCCCCGCGATGATCCCGCTGTGGAAGGCCGGCCCCGCGCTGGCGTGCGGTAACGCGTTCGTCCTCAAGCCGTCAGAGCGTGACCCCTCGGTGCCGCTGCGGCTGGCCGAGCTGTTCCTGGAGGCCGGGCTGCCGCCGGGACTGTTCCAGGTCGTGCAGGGTGACAAGGAGGCCGTCGACGCGATCCTCGAGCACCCGACCATCCAGGCCGTCGGCTTCGTCGGCAGCTCGGACATCGCGCAGTACATCTACTCCGGTGCGACGTCGCGCGGTAAGCGCGCGCAGTGCTTCGGCGGGGCGAAGAACCACATGATCGTCATGCCCGACGCCGACCTGGATCAGGCCGTCGACGCGCTGATCGGCGCCGGCTACGGCAGCGCCGGTGAGCGCTGCATGGCGATCAGCGTCGCGGTGCCCGTCGGCGAGGAGACGGCGAACCGGCTGCGCGCCAGGCTGGCGGAGCGGGTCGCCGAGCTGCGCGTGGGGCACAGCCTCGACCCGAAGGCCACCTACGGCCCGCTGGTCACCGAGGCCGCCCTCAAGCGGGTGCGCGGCTACATCGACGCGGGTGTGGCTGCCGGCGCCGAGCTGGTGGTCGACGGTCGCGAGCGCGGCGCCGACGACCTGCAGTTCGGTGACGCGAACCTGGAGAACGGCTTCTTCATCGGGCCGACCCTGTTCGACCACGTCACCACCGACATGTCGATCTACACCGACGAGATCTTCGGCCCGGTGCTGTGCATCGTGCGCGCCAAGGATTACGAGGAGGCGCTGGCGCTGCCCTCCGAGCACGAGTACGGCAACGGCGTGGCGATCTTCACCCGCGACGGTGACGCCGCCCGCGACTTCGTGGCCCGGGTGCAGGTCGGCATGGTGGGCGTGAACGTGCCGATCCCGGTGCCGGTGGCCTACCACACCTTCGGCGGCTGGAAGCGTTCCGGCTTCGGCGATCTCAACCAGCACGGCCCGCACTCGATCCTGTTCTACACCCGGACCAAGACGGTCACGCAGCGCTGGCCGTCGGGCATCAAGGATGGCGCGGAGTTCGTCATCCCGACCATGAAGTAG